CTGCGTTTATTAAAAACTCCGTATCGTTTTTATCAAAACTTCCCGATCTTAACTGGGTGTTATTGGCTTTTATCATTTCTGAAACTGATAAGAAATCTAATCCGCTTGCAGCCAATTTATCCTTGTCTAAAACTACTCTTAACTGACGATTTCTTCCTCCAATTTTATGTGTAATAGAAACGTCATTTATCTTCTTAATTTCAGTTTCTAATTCTTGCGCCATTTGATTCAACTGAAAATCGTCATAACTTTCACTCCACAAGGTTAACCCCAACATTGGCACATCATCAATTGCACGTGTTTTCACTAATGGAAACGTAACACCTTTTGGCATTTGATCCATATGTTTATTAATTTCATTATACAATTTTACAAACGAACGCTCAATGTCTTCGCCCACATAAAACTGTACAATAACCATTGCTTTTTCGTTCATCGAAGTAGAATACACATATTCTACACCTTTAATGTTCGAAATTAATTTCTCTAAAGGCTTTACAACTCTAGACTCTACTTCTGTAGGACTCGCACCTGGATATCCAACAAAAATATCTGCCATTGGCACATCAATCTGTGGTTCTTCTTCTCTTGGTATTAAAAACGAACTGTACACTCCAATAACCATAAAAACGATCATTAAAAGCACTGTAAGCTTAGAACCAATAAAGACTTTTGCGATTTTTCCAGCTAAACCTTCTTTCATTTTTTTATATTTTTTTGGGCGCTTTAACAGGCTATCCGTTTCAATCTTTTTAAGCTGTTCTCAATACAAATTTGCTTAGGCAAATTCACTCGAACTGACATAAAAAGGATTTTCACTACTATCCCTAACGCGAATTTTTAGTTATTGAACTGTAACTTTTACTCCATTAAATAATTTTCCTTCTGCTGAAACGATATATGATTCATCAGAATTTAAACCTGATAAAACCTCAACTTGATGACCATAAGTTCTCCCTAAACGTAACCAACGTAACAAAGCGGTATTACTTTGACTTACCGTATAAATACCTGATAATTGACCTTTTTTCACAATTGCTTCTTTAGGAATTAACACCAATGCTGATTTTACTTTTCTTTCTACAGGAAACTGAACTGTAGAAAACATACCTGATAAAATATTTACATTCGTTTTTTCTAGTGCTATTTTCACTAAATATTGACCACCAGTATTTTTAGCTGAAGTACTTACCTCACTAACTTTACCTTTAACTGTTTTAGCAATCGATTTTACTAAAACAGTAACTGCTACTCCATTTTTAATTTGTGAAATTTCTGTTTCAGGAACCATTGCTATTACTTCAAAATCTTTCGGTTTTTCTAAACTAATTAAAGGTATTCCTGGGCTTGCCATGTCTCCAGATTCGATATTCTTACTTGTAATTACACCAGTAAAAGGAGCTTTAATATTCGAATAGGCAAACTGTGCGTTAATTTCGTTTTTTTGTTGATTTGCAGCTTCTAAACTCGCTTTTGCCATTTCGTAGTTAGCCGTCATATCATCCATTTCTTTCTGAGTAACACTTGTACTTTCAAATAAATTTTTAAAACGATTGTAATTCTTTTCAGCATTATTAAAAGCAGTTTTAGCTTGTGAAATCCCTGCATTTACCTGTCCTTTTTTAGCCTGTAAATCAGTATTATTAATAGAAACTAACAACTGCCCCTTTTTAACCTTATCACCAACATTTACGTGTACTTTTTTAACGTATCCCATCATTCTAGTACTTAAATTAGCACTATTAACAGCTTGTATTTTTCCACTTACTGATAAAAATTGACCATTATTACTTTCAGTAATCTTACTCACTTGAACTTTAATCGGTGGAGAATTATCTACAGCTTCTTTTTTATGCTCTTTACCACAATTTGCAAATGTTAATGCAACAG
This genomic stretch from Tenacibaculum sp. Bg11-29 harbors:
- a CDS encoding efflux RND transporter periplasmic adaptor subunit → MKNIYTILILSVALTFANCGKEHKKEAVDNSPPIKVQVSKITESNNGQFLSVSGKIQAVNSANLSTRMMGYVKKVHVNVGDKVKKGQLLVSINNTDLQAKKGQVNAGISQAKTAFNNAEKNYNRFKNLFESTSVTQKEMDDMTANYEMAKASLEAANQQKNEINAQFAYSNIKAPFTGVITSKNIESGDMASPGIPLISLEKPKDFEVIAMVPETEISQIKNGVAVTVLVKSIAKTVKGKVSEVSTSAKNTGGQYLVKIALEKTNVNILSGMFSTVQFPVERKVKSALVLIPKEAIVKKGQLSGIYTVSQSNTALLRWLRLGRTYGHQVEVLSGLNSDESYIVSAEGKLFNGVKVTVQ